The stretch of DNA GCGAATAACAACTATGAATATTATGACGGTAGAGCATCTTGTCAAAAGTTACGGAGAAAAAGTGCTGTTCCAGGACGCGTCCTTCGGTATGGAAGACCGTGACAAGATCGGCGTCATCGGCGTGAACGGGACCGGCAAATCGACGCTTCTGCGGATTATAGCCGGGATTGAAACTCCCGATGAGGGGCAAATTGCCATCGGCAATGATGTGCGCGTACAGTTTTTGGCGCAGAATCCGCCCTTTAATCCGGAGTATACCGTGCTTCAGCAGTTGTTCGCCGGAGATAATCCAGAGTTGGCCGTCATGCGGCGGTACATGGAGACAATGGCGCTGCTTGAAGCCGATCCGGGTAATGCCGAATTGGAACAACAGTTGGTCCGCCAAGGTCAGGACATCGACGCCGCAGGGGTCTGGCATTTGGAGAGTGAAGCGAAAAGCGTGCTGTCCAAGCTCGGGATTCAGCAGTTCGACGCGCGCATGGCGTCGCTCTCCGGCGGACAACGCAAACGGGTTGCGCTGGCGGCGGCCTTGATTACTCCTTCGGAGCTGCTCATTCTGGACGAGCCTACTAACCACATCGATACGTCCTCGGTCGCCTGGCTGGAGCAGTACCTGCAGAAGCGGCGCGGCGCGCTGCTGATGGTCACTCATGACCGCTACTTTCTGGAGCGGGTGGCGGGTGTTATGCTGGAGCTGGATCAGGGACGATTGTTCCGCTATGAAGCGAACTATTCCCGCTTCCTGGAGCTGAAGGCCGAGCGCGAAGAGCGGGAGGCCGCTTCCGAGCAGAAGCGGCAGAATCTGCTGCGCAGCGAGCTGGCCTGGATTCGGCGCGGCGCCAAGGCGCGGTCGACGAAGCAGAAGGCGAGAATCGAGCGCTTCGAGAAGCTGAGAGATCAGCAGGGCGTATCCTCTGGCAGCCAGCTGGAGATTTCCGCCGCCTCGACAAGGCTGGGGCGCAAAATTCTCGAAATTGAGGATCTGGCGATGTCCAGGGGCGGCCGGACGCTCATTAAGGACTTGAGCTATATTGCCGTTCCGCAGGACCGCGTCGGCATCGTCGGGCCTAACGGCAGCGGCAAGTCGACGCTGCTGAACCTGATTGCTGGCAAGCTTCAGCCGGACAGCGGCGAAGTCGTGCTTGGACCGACGGTGAAGCTCGGTTATTTCACCCAGGAGCATCAGGATATGGACGACTCGCTGCGGGTGATTGAATACATCAAGGAAGAAGCGGAAGTTGTCCGGACGGCGGACGGCTCCGCCATTACGGCGGCCCAGATGCTGGAACGCTTCCTGTTCCCGCCAGTGATGCAGTGGACGCCGATCTCGAAGCTGTCCGGCGGAGAGAAAAGGAGACTGTATCTTCTGCGCGTACTGATGAGCGCTCCCAATGTGCTGCTGCTGGACGAACCGACCAATGATCTGGATATCGGCACACTTGCGATATTGGAGGACTATCTGGATGAGTTTCCTGGTGTCGTCTTTACCGTCTCGCATGACCGGTTCTTCCTGGACCGGACGGTGGACAAGATCATCGCGTTTGAGGACGGAATGATCCGGGTTCATGTCGGTGATTACAGCGAGTACGAGGAGTGGCTGGCTAAGAATGCGCCGGTCCGCGGCTCCGCAGCAGATGGGAAAG from Paenibacillus sophorae encodes:
- a CDS encoding ABC-F family ATP-binding cassette domain-containing protein gives rise to the protein MNIMTVEHLVKSYGEKVLFQDASFGMEDRDKIGVIGVNGTGKSTLLRIIAGIETPDEGQIAIGNDVRVQFLAQNPPFNPEYTVLQQLFAGDNPELAVMRRYMETMALLEADPGNAELEQQLVRQGQDIDAAGVWHLESEAKSVLSKLGIQQFDARMASLSGGQRKRVALAAALITPSELLILDEPTNHIDTSSVAWLEQYLQKRRGALLMVTHDRYFLERVAGVMLELDQGRLFRYEANYSRFLELKAEREEREAASEQKRQNLLRSELAWIRRGAKARSTKQKARIERFEKLRDQQGVSSGSQLEISAASTRLGRKILEIEDLAMSRGGRTLIKDLSYIAVPQDRVGIVGPNGSGKSTLLNLIAGKLQPDSGEVVLGPTVKLGYFTQEHQDMDDSLRVIEYIKEEAEVVRTADGSAITAAQMLERFLFPPVMQWTPISKLSGGEKRRLYLLRVLMSAPNVLLLDEPTNDLDIGTLAILEDYLDEFPGVVFTVSHDRFFLDRTVDKIIAFEDGMIRVHVGDYSEYEEWLAKNAPVRGSAADGKDDAAAKRGAGSQSLQGEPTQTPAREKLKFSFKEQREYEEIDSLVEQAEQHLSSIAAQMEAAFADSAKLQQLVEEQRAAEAELERLMERWTYLNELAEKIANKS